The nucleotide sequence TTAGTTCACCTTCTAATCTCGACGACCAGAGATGGTGCTCTATACTTGTTGGTCGACCTTAGGGGTAAAAACGATCGAAATAAAGCCCCATTTTGCCGCGATCCAATTTCTAGGTTTGTAGTCATTCCaatcatttttatttttatatttttggcAAATTAGAAAATGGGGTGGAAACAATATGACTATTTTTTCAATGATTTTCACTTTTCCCCTTTTGGGCCACGACATCCATTTTTTTATGCACGACATGTTCCGATTTGATTGTCAATAGGGGGATGAATATCGATTTTTCATAAACCAAAAGGTTCAGTTTGGGGTTCCACATAACTCACATATATGTATTACTAATAATTCTTGTTCCCTCACTTGATTTGGCAGTACACACCAGGTCCTGGTCACGTACTCACCGCTCATACATTAATCAGACGCTACACACTTTACAATACACAATATATACGTACATATAGATCTGAGACAACCAAAATACATTACGCCGTTCCACGATCGATACACGCATAACCACCGGTGCTATTATATATATAAGCGCGTGGACATTGTTCGTTGAAGCCTTGGGCTTGAAGCTCAAGCATGCACGCCACGAAGGGACAAGCAAGGCAGAAGGCAGTAGTGTTTGTTCACGCGGTGGCGATGGCCGACTTCATGGCCTCGAACCGTGGCTCCTTGGCCTCGAACTTGTGGCGCACGTACAGGTTCATGTAGTCCTCGAACACGAACCTCGGGTACGTGGCCTGGGCGCGCTCCTCCTCGGTGCCGGCGGCGCCGACGAGCGCGGGTGCCGGGAAGATGACGGCGTCGGCGCCCGGGTTGTAGAAGGACGCGATGGACATGCGGTTGCCGTCGGGGCGCGTGAGCACGCGGTGCATCACGCTCTTGTACCGCCCGTTGGTGATCACCTCCAGCTGGTCGCCGATGTTGACGACGATGGCGTGGCGGATGGGCGGCACGTCCACCCACTCCCCGCCCTTCAGCAGCTGCAGGCCGCTCACCTGGTCGTCCTGGAACAGCAGGATGATGCCGCCGGCGTCGGTGTGCGCGCGGAGGCCGTCGACGAGGTCCGGGCGCGGGCACGGCGGGTACGCGCTCACCTTGGTGCCGAACGTCGGGCCGTTGGACCCCGCGAAGGCCGACTTCAGGTAACCCGGCTCCAGGCCCAGGTTCTCGCACAGCAGGTCCAGCAGCTTCTCCGACAGCTTCTGGATCTCCGATGcgaattgcttcatcacttgccTGCAGCGACAAGGAAGGCTTTTTAAACACGGGCCGGGAGGAATATTCCACCAAGCAAATAAGCGCGTCGTCGATGTATCGATCGCACTGTCTGTCACCTGCTAAAAAGTTATTCGACTTGTGATAGTTACTGGACTAACACAGCATTCGATCTGCTGATGAACACCTGTCAAGCAACGAAATGATCTATCGGATAACTATTCGCGTCGCCGTCAGGCAGAATTAAGACACTGTAGATGGAACACACGCTACCACCACCACCGTTGATAGGAGCAGGTCTGGTCACGTCAGGTCAGGTAGTATTTAGAGCCTTTTTTCTGATCTGAGACGTGTACAAAGCCAAAGCGTTTGATTGGGCCTATAGCACGATAGGTGGCGTCGTCAGCTAGCTTTTGTAGGCTTGCATCAAAGCCATTAAGAGCGTGTTTAGTTCCAGTAAGTTAGGAATTTTGGGCTACTGCAGCACTTCGTTTTTATTAGACAATTAATGTTCAaaaatggactaattaggctcaaaccgttcgtctcgcaattttctaccaaactatacaattaatttttttcgtctatatttaatgttctatactagaccgcaaacattcgatgtgatagatacgGTACCTTTTAAGATTTTGGGTGGAACCGCGCTAAGCTAGCTCAGCCTGGTAGACCAAAGTCACCCAAGCTGAGACTATTCAGATTAAACAAACTGGTTGAGAGACAAGAGTCAAAAGCTGGTGACATGGCACTTTGAACTTTCATTCAGAAGCCAACAAAAACTTTAACAAAAGATAGCCAACTACGTACTAATTAATACGATATTACATACGAACGTCGTTAATTTAATGACGCGCTTCAGCAGCTAGCACGTATTACTAGTGTGTTTGAAGTttgaacacacacacacgcacctgTAGTGGTCGTCGACGTCGGGGAGGTCGGCGAGGTTGGAGGCCGGGAGGTGGCGGACGAAGAAGGTGCTCTCCCAGTCCACGTCCTTGTCGCCGGCCTCCAGCGTCCGCGCCGCGAACTCCTGGAACTTGGCCTCCCGGAAGCTGGCGTAGTGCGCCTTGGTTAGCCGCTCCACCTCGTCCATCAGCTCGTGCGAGATGCCATGGTTCAGCAGCTGCATATGGGGACAAAGACAACATGACTTACTGAGGTGATGATCGAGCAAGGCATCAACGAAAACCATAATAAGAATATAAGATACTTATTGGCCTGCGAATGACCATGGCTCGGCTACAGCTAGGCGTGAGAGATGTGACAGGATCAATTGGTCGGTCGGTTGATGGCATGGAGAATAGGAATCTGTACGTTCAAGGAGGCTGTTTGTTAGGTAAAGCTAGCTACTAGAGAatgctttgctttgctttcttTTCTGGAACGGCGCCGCTAGCAGAGATAAAAAGACTGACAGAAGGCAAACAACAAGTAGATCGAATTCTTCCTGGTGTGTGGTGAGATTACTAGTGAGCTAGGTGCGGTGCGTTGGTTAATTGTTGTGTGCTTGTTGGTGGTGTGAGCGGCGTGTATGCAGTATGCTGTATGCACACCTCGAAGAAGCCCCAGTTCTCGCAGGCGTCGCGGATGACCTCCTTGGCCGTGGCCTTCTCCTCGGTCTCCAGCTTCTCCATGTTCACCACCGGGAAGGAAACCGTGGCTGCCATCTCGCTCGCTCTCTAGCTCTCGTCTCTCACAGTCTCACTAGCTGGCTCGCTCGCTGGGTTGCTTAAGCAGGCAGGCTGAGTTTGTGTGGAGAGCGAGGCGGTGGGTGCGGCCCAATTTATAGGCTGAGCGAAAATGCTATATTACCAGAATGACCTCGCGACGTTACGTTATCTAAGTGAACAGTAACGGGTTTTATGAACAGTAACGGGTTACTATGAACAGTACCCGATCCGTTAAGGAACagttcgatttttttttttttttgacgcaaTACATATTTTTTCCCCCCACCATTACCCGCGCAACGCGCGGGGTTACCTGCTTGTTTCTTGTATAATTCGGTCAAATGGATTAGGAAGCCAAGTACGCATTCGCAAATAAAAAGCAGTCTGGACGTATATAGCCCGCTATGCGCTGATCAGCTGGCTGGCGATTATGCAGACTACCCGAGATGGAGACAAGTCCTCTGAGGATTATTGCAACTGACCAGCTAATTGTGCTGGAAATGATGTGTTATGATATTGTACGGTATCACGGCTGTGATGCTATTCTGTGACCTATCCAGCCTAATCCCATACTTTAGAGGCTGATTGATGTGGTCAAGACATAATAAAGAGATGGTGGCACGCATACGTACATACACTAGCTAGCTACGTACGTAGTACAACGATTCTTGAGTACGTGGATTTTTAAGCACGGATTTGAATACTGTTTTGCTTGTTTTTTTTTCGGTCACCGTCGCACCTACCAAAATTCGCAAATTCCTGTTTTCTTTTATTCTTGTATCAAATTCCAGCAAAAGTAAATTTGGTTTTATATGGCATTAAAACTTAAGAACACCCCAAATATCCGGCTTGTTTAATCATTGGAGCCCAATCTTAAGGTCAATTCTTTGTTGTGAATGAATTTTACATTTTTCTGAGACCTGCCCTTGAGGCACACAAGTTTAGGATTTGATCCCTAGACCTCGTGATAGGTGGAGCTAGGTCATTTCCACCACAATATATTTGCATTTAGCAGGTATTGCGTCGGCCTGGGCCAAGCAGTGATCCTAGGCGCCAAGCACTCAAAAATCAATGGCATGGTTTGCTGTCTGGCCAGACAACTCTGCTCGGAGGCACCACCAAACAGACCCGAAATGCCATGACCTTGCGTATCTGACTAGCATATGCCATATTTAAGTTGTGCAATCATGTATGGTTGTATCTGCACTGCAATTCACTTATGAATCAGTTTCGGCTTGCTGAAATTAAGTCGTTGATAATTCTCAATGATGAAGCTGATTCTCCAGCTGTATACCATCTATGGGTGGTAGAGGCTAGAATTTTATTCACTTATCTAAAAAAAGAGTCAAAATTTAACATTTTAATCCTAAAAGACATTCTACCCGATCGCGTGATGTTGCTATTGGGTTAAATGCAAATTGACCCCACCTTGCTTCGATATCTAAAAAAGGCTGTCTCTTCATCGATTTACTACTAACACACACGTGAAGTGATCGGTGTTGGAACAGTGACAATTGTACTCATCGAGCTCAATAATCCATCTGCTCTGCTCAATAATCCCGGACCCGGCGGTGACCGTTGCTGCTGGACCCCCAATCTGATCGGTCAGTGTATCGTCATCTCTGATCGGCGTGTCCCCTGTTCCTGATCTCTCCTTCGCCCATCACGCCATCACGGGTAGGGGCCGGATCAAACTCATCGCTGCATCTCTCCGATCTGCACAATCTTTCACGCGCGTTCTGTTCGTTCCTGACCCAATCGTCCTTGAGACCGCGTGTGAGTGGGCGAGCTTGCTTTTACCTGTTCCCTGTCGCGCCACTTTCGGTGTTGCAGAACTCCGTGGCTGCAGAAAGCAGACAAAAGCATGGGACGAGACACAACACTCGAGAGACGCtccgtaaaaaaaaaaaaacaattggtGCCATCAAAATAGTTCATGTTTGACTAAATTTTTAATGAATACTATTCATATTTATGGCTATAAAATAatttatacattttataattaatctaatgatatttatttgatatcataaatattgatactttttcATCTATAATTAATCGAACTTAAGATATTAAACTATGACACTTGCTAAAATTGTATTCTTTTCTAGATGAAGTGAGTACTCTCTACGTCTTAAAAATAGACGATGTTTTTTACTTTTAGATATGGATCACCCTATTCGGCTGCATGCAGCAATAAACTGCTGCCCTGTCGCTACAGTAAATTGAGAGAGGGAAAATAAGCTGCAGCTGCAGCAACAGCAGCTTATTCAGATTTTTGAACATTTGTCTTATTCAGACTTtttataaataataaaataaataaattattattaaaatatctctaatgataaaataacaaagtaaataatatttatacaaaATTTTTTAACAAGACAAACAGTTGAACGAAATATCTAAAAATAAAAACCGTCATGTACTTTGGAACGAAAGGAGTACTAATACACATGAAGCACTTACTGAGTTACTGTTAAACCCGTTTGGTCGGGTTTCTTCTAGCCGTGGCACTATAGCGCACTATAGCAGAACCTGAAGGAAACGCAGCTCCCATATTCTGTTGATGCTACTGTCTAATAAAGTACTCTCTCTGTCCCAATTTAACTGTCGTTTTCGGTGTCCGTGCCACGACTTTGACTCAATTTGtataaaatatgtgcaacatttgtgtctccaaataaatttgttaaaaaactagattcaaagatctttccaatgatgctaattatgtatcataaataataatatttttttaatatatattttttaaagttgtttctcgaaaagcgagaatgatagatattctgggacggagggagtaacacaCAGTGACATGAGGAGCCGGTGCCGCTCGGACGGAGTCCAACCAAAGACACCTTAATACAGGTCTTGTTCGCTTTAGCTTATCGGTCAGAATCAGTCCTACAAATCTGCCACAGCAACAGTAAATTCTGCCGAACAAGGCCGTAATTCGCAGCTCTTCTGCTAGGTTTGATTTATGAAAATCTACACAGTGCACATAAGAATAGGAGTATCATCAAACCATTGTAGCTGCATGCCTGGCTTGCATAGGAAGGCTAGTAGTACTACCTTTGTAGCGGGGCAATATTGCTCGAAATGTAGACCCTGTTTATTTcttttataatccgtactttttagcttattttttttagctagaacagtgttttacTCTCGTAACAAattagctagaacagtattttagcttgtttttttcaaCGAAGCGACCAGGCCGTACTCGCTGGCGCCAAGCTTACTAACTTTAGTTACCACTAAGCTCAAACAAGTGTGGCCACTATACATGGGAGAATCTTGCTACAGTTTTAAACTTTTTTATATATGACACGTGTAGtctaatatttttatataaatttagttgcCAACTAACactctgttcgcttgatcgtttctgtggcttataagccggctgatgatgttttgttgtgagagaaaaacactgtaccatgactgataagcacGACTGATACGATGAAACGAACAAACAGGGTGTAAATACTTACTAACTTCATCAAAATTGTCTAAGATAAAGTGTAACTAGCATCCAAACATCCTCATGGTCCTTGAGCGCACACGACCAGCCGTACTCTTGtgttcaacccccccccccctctccatggggcgtcctgcttccttTTTTATAGACGAAGGAAAAGCGCGGGTTACGTAGAAGGAAAAGTAGAAGAACGAGAGAAAAGAAAGCCTCCagggttgtcgggtccttcttctccttcatgcgggtcctgctgatcctgtagatgtcaacagggacggctccatgtcgcggccctattcgtcactggcgccatgcgcaggcgtcatctgccggtcatggcgttccactccatcccggcggacgtcatggtgaactgacgcgcctgtcagcgtccgtacgaggattagacagaacagcatcggcacgcgccgatactgttcttgatgtgaatccccgggtatggcccgtcatggccacgggttacatcgaggtgtcgagccatccggggaagtcagcgtgaGCGCTAACTTCCttactttgggtatccctaatatcgatactcgacaaagattttttggaaTTTATAAATCAAGCTaaaattatcaaaaaaaaaaaaaccaggaGAAGCTTCCCAACCAACCTTCTCGTACCTCTAGCATCACGCATTCCTTCCGTATCAGTACACCTCTAAGTCGCTTGTGTTTAACTGGTTAATACATTCATTTCTATTTACTTTAGTGAATATTCTAATGCATATTTGAGACAATAAATGAGTTCAGATAAAATAAGTTTGAACTggaaagttttagatctcttcg is from Miscanthus floridulus cultivar M001 chromosome 7, ASM1932011v1, whole genome shotgun sequence and encodes:
- the LOC136467835 gene encoding 1-aminocyclopropane-1-carboxylate oxidase 1-like: MAATVSFPVVNMEKLETEEKATAKEVIRDACENWGFFELLNHGISHELMDEVERLTKAHYASFREAKFQEFAARTLEAGDKDVDWESTFFVRHLPASNLADLPDVDDHYRQVMKQFASEIQKLSEKLLDLLCENLGLEPGYLKSAFAGSNGPTFGTKVSAYPPCPRPDLVDGLRAHTDAGGIILLFQDDQVSGLQLLKGGEWVDVPPIRHAIVVNIGDQLEVITNGRYKSVMHRVLTRPDGNRMSIASFYNPGADAVIFPAPALVGAAGTEEERAQATYPRFVFEDYMNLYVRHKFEAKEPRFEAMKSAIATA